One part of the Paraburkholderia flagellata genome encodes these proteins:
- a CDS encoding ubiquinone biosynthesis accessory factor UbiJ: protein MTLAAKPFAAAVNHLLARETWARERLAPYAGKTARLTCPPVVLTLLVQPDGYLGAVEDHDAGDVDVTLSLPAGALSSFVQGGQAAVMKHVKIEGDAEFAQVIGKLAEHLRWEPEEDLAKLIGDAPASRIATLARAAGEQALRTGRNVLGSVTEYLLDENPQLVRRAELDGFNEALSRARDALARVEKRIERLEQKSQAGGGSQSAAPHGPR from the coding sequence ATGACTCTTGCCGCCAAGCCCTTCGCCGCTGCCGTCAATCACCTGCTCGCCCGTGAAACGTGGGCACGTGAGCGTCTCGCCCCGTATGCCGGCAAGACGGCGCGCCTCACCTGTCCGCCTGTCGTGCTCACGCTGCTCGTGCAGCCGGACGGCTATCTGGGCGCGGTCGAGGACCACGATGCGGGCGACGTCGATGTGACGCTTTCGCTGCCCGCGGGCGCGCTCTCGTCGTTCGTGCAGGGCGGCCAGGCGGCCGTCATGAAGCACGTCAAGATCGAGGGTGATGCCGAGTTCGCGCAGGTCATCGGCAAGCTCGCCGAGCATCTGCGCTGGGAGCCCGAGGAGGACCTCGCGAAATTGATCGGCGACGCGCCGGCGTCACGCATCGCCACGCTCGCACGCGCCGCGGGCGAACAGGCGCTGCGCACCGGCCGCAACGTGCTCGGCTCGGTCACGGAATATTTGCTCGACGAAAATCCGCAGCTCGTGCGGCGCGCCGAGCTCGACGGCTTCAACGAAGCGCTGTCGCGCGCACGCGATGCGCTGGCGCGCGTGGAAAAGCGCATCGAGCGACTCGAACAAAAATCACAGGCCGGCGGCGGGAGCCAGAGCGCTGCGCCGCACGGCCCGCGCTAG
- a CDS encoding Tim44 domain-containing protein, producing the protein MSEPRIDASKKLSTSWARRIGVLALAGVMIAGSLASFDAEARRMGGGRSFGKQSSVASQRSTTPPPAQPSPTNPAQQAAAKPATPAPTPAAAPARNRWLGPIAGLAAGLGIAALLSHFGLGEAFAGMMANMIVIAIIAFVAIWLIRKFMNRRRAAEPAYQTGGGYGSSTSLNQSSGGYQPQEPRYTAPPTGQYLAPEANPLSTPRIDTPAAIPAGFDTEAFVRNAKVYFVRLQAAWDAGNMEDIREFTTPEMFAEIRVDLAGRGAQPNQTDVVQLNADLLGVEDRGSEHLASVRFSGLIREAVGAPAEPFVEVWNLSKSNTSGEGWLLAGIQQVDSH; encoded by the coding sequence ATGTCTGAGCCCCGAATCGATGCTTCCAAAAAGCTTTCAACATCGTGGGCCAGACGAATCGGCGTTCTGGCCCTCGCCGGCGTGATGATCGCTGGCAGTCTCGCGTCATTCGATGCCGAGGCTCGCCGCATGGGTGGCGGCCGCAGTTTCGGCAAGCAGTCGTCGGTGGCCTCGCAGCGCAGCACCACGCCGCCGCCCGCGCAGCCCAGTCCCACGAATCCCGCGCAGCAGGCCGCTGCCAAGCCTGCTACACCGGCTCCCACGCCCGCGGCCGCACCGGCGCGCAATCGCTGGCTTGGTCCGATCGCAGGCCTCGCGGCCGGTCTCGGCATCGCCGCGCTGCTTTCGCACTTCGGTCTTGGCGAGGCGTTTGCCGGCATGATGGCCAACATGATCGTGATCGCGATCATCGCCTTTGTCGCCATCTGGCTGATCCGCAAGTTCATGAACCGCCGCCGTGCCGCGGAACCCGCGTACCAGACCGGCGGCGGCTACGGTTCTTCGACCAGCCTGAACCAGTCGTCGGGCGGATATCAGCCGCAGGAGCCGCGCTACACCGCGCCGCCCACGGGGCAGTACCTCGCGCCTGAAGCCAATCCGCTCAGCACGCCGCGCATCGATACGCCGGCCGCCATCCCGGCAGGCTTCGACACCGAAGCCTTCGTGCGCAACGCGAAGGTCTACTTCGTGCGCCTGCAGGCCGCGTGGGACGCCGGCAACATGGAAGACATCCGCGAATTCACGACGCCCGAGATGTTCGCCGAGATCCGCGTCGATCTTGCGGGCCGCGGCGCGCAGCCCAACCAGACCGACGTGGTGCAGCTCAACGCAGACCTGCTCGGCGTGGAAGATCGCGGCAGCGAACACCTTGCGAGCGTGCGTTTCTCCGGCTTGATTCGCGAGGCCGTGGGCGCGCCGGCCGAGCCGTTCGTCGAGGTGTGGAATCTCTCGAAGTCGAACACCTCGGGCGAAGGCTGGCTGCTCGCGGGTATTCAGCAGGTCGATTCTCACTGA
- the ubiE gene encoding bifunctional demethylmenaquinone methyltransferase/2-methoxy-6-polyprenyl-1,4-benzoquinol methylase UbiE, whose product MSKTHFGYQTVDEQDKAKKVAGVFHSVASNYDLMNDLMSGGLHRAWKAFTIAQANIRPGAKVLDIAGGTGDLSMAFAKKAGPTGEVWHTDINESMLRVGRDRLIDNGVITPALLCDAEKIPFPDNYFDVVTVAFGLRNMTHKDAALAEMRRVLKPGGRVLVLEFSKVWEPLKKAYDVYSFKVLPWLGRRFAQDADSYQYLAESIRMHPDQETLKTMMEQVGLDAVKYYNLSAGVVALHVGTKY is encoded by the coding sequence ATGAGCAAAACCCACTTCGGCTATCAGACAGTCGACGAACAGGACAAGGCGAAGAAGGTGGCCGGCGTGTTTCACTCGGTTGCCTCGAACTACGACCTGATGAACGACCTGATGTCGGGCGGGCTGCACCGCGCGTGGAAGGCATTCACGATCGCCCAGGCGAACATCCGCCCGGGCGCCAAAGTGCTCGACATCGCGGGCGGCACCGGCGACCTTTCCATGGCGTTCGCGAAGAAGGCGGGCCCGACAGGCGAGGTCTGGCACACCGATATCAACGAGTCGATGCTGCGCGTGGGCCGCGACCGCCTCATCGACAACGGCGTGATTACGCCGGCGCTCCTGTGCGACGCCGAGAAGATTCCCTTTCCGGACAACTACTTCGACGTGGTGACCGTGGCTTTCGGGCTGCGCAACATGACACACAAGGACGCCGCGCTCGCCGAGATGCGCCGCGTGCTCAAGCCGGGCGGCCGCGTGCTCGTGCTCGAATTCTCGAAGGTCTGGGAGCCGCTGAAGAAGGCATACGACGTGTATTCGTTCAAGGTGCTGCCATGGCTTGGCCGGCGCTTTGCCCAGGACGCGGACAGCTACCAGTATCTGGCGGAATCGATCCGCATGCATCCGGATCAGGAAACACTCAAAACGATGATGGAACAAGTCGGCCTCGATGCCGTCAAATATTACAATTTGTCAGCTGGCGTGGTAGCCTTACACGTCGGCACAAAGTATTAG
- a CDS encoding gamma-butyrobetaine hydroxylase-like domain-containing protein, with amino-acid sequence MSGLKSDTPVPTGVVVHAVSRVLELQYASGESYRVPFELMRVFSPSAEVRGHGPGQETLQTGKREVTITALEGVGNYALQPTFSDGHNTGIYSWDQLYELATRQDELWAEYFAKLKAAGVERDAPMAPPPAAHGHCH; translated from the coding sequence ATGAGTGGACTGAAATCCGATACGCCGGTGCCAACCGGCGTCGTGGTGCACGCCGTCTCGCGCGTGCTGGAACTCCAGTATGCGAGCGGCGAGAGCTACCGCGTGCCTTTCGAGCTGATGCGCGTGTTTTCGCCCTCGGCGGAAGTGCGCGGTCATGGCCCCGGCCAGGAAACACTGCAGACGGGCAAGCGCGAGGTCACGATTACGGCGCTCGAAGGTGTCGGCAACTATGCGCTGCAGCCCACGTTCTCCGACGGCCACAACACCGGCATCTATTCGTGGGACCAGCTCTATGAGCTCGCCACGCGCCAGGACGAACTCTGGGCGGAATATTTCGCCAAACTGAAGGCGGCGGGCGTCGAGCGCGACGCGCCCATGGCGCCGCCGCCTGCCGCGCATGGCCACTGCCACTGA
- a CDS encoding HIT family protein: MTCVFCSEEGGDVLWHDERMRVVLATAEADYPGFCRVIWNAHVAEFSDLGAADREHLMRAVYAVERALRRIMQPSKVNLASLGNQVPHVHWHVIPRFTNDAHFPLPVWAPRQRTVSEAMLGQRRAQATLLRDAVRQEMGQA, from the coding sequence ATGACATGCGTATTCTGCAGTGAGGAAGGCGGCGATGTGCTGTGGCACGACGAGCGCATGCGTGTCGTGCTCGCGACTGCCGAGGCCGACTATCCCGGCTTTTGCCGGGTCATCTGGAATGCGCACGTCGCCGAATTCTCGGACCTGGGCGCGGCCGACCGGGAACATCTGATGCGGGCGGTGTACGCCGTCGAGCGTGCGCTGCGCCGCATCATGCAGCCTTCGAAGGTGAATCTGGCGAGCCTCGGCAACCAGGTGCCGCACGTACACTGGCACGTCATCCCGCGCTTCACGAACGACGCGCATTTCCCGCTGCCCGTCTGGGCGCCACGCCAGCGCACGGTGTCCGAGGCAATGCTGGGGCAGCGCCGCGCGCAGGCCACGCTGCTGCGCGACGCAGTGCGACAGGAAATGGGGCAGGCTTAA
- a CDS encoding DUF3683 domain-containing protein, with product MNAPQVFDPNGAAAAVAADIEPRLREIPYNYTSFSDREIVIRLLGEEAWNALAELRAERRTGRSARMLYEVLGDIWVVRRNPYLQDDLLDNPKRRALLIEALNHRLAEIEKRRRADLREHADKEGVDRAARVEKLVSATRRAIDAFAGEFEKMADLRRRAVKVLGKRTQKDNIRFDGIARVSHVTDATDWRVEYPFVVLTPDTEAEIAGLIKACFELGLTVIPRGGGTGYTGGAVPLTPFSAVINTEKLEQLGPVEMTDLPGVNRKVATIFSGAGVVTRRVTEAADAAGFVFAVDPTSLDASCIGGNVAMNAGGKKAVLWGTALDNLAWWRMVDPQGNWLEVTRLDHNMGKIHDIPVARFELKWFDGEYAPGEKLLRTESLDIEGKRFRKEGLGKDVTDKFLAGLPGVQKEGCDGLITSARWVLHKMPAHTRTVCLEFFGQAREAIPSIVEIKDYLFETSKQGGAILAGLEHLDERYLRAVGYATKSKRNAFPKMVLIGDIVGDDADAVAAATSEVVRMANGKSGEGFVAVSAEARKRFWLDRSRTAAIAKHTNAFKINEDVVIPLNRMGEYTDGIERINIELSIKNKLQLVDALEAFFKAGKLPLGKTDDANDIPSAELLEDRVQQALDLLKRVRERWTFVGEKLDLSLREAQHYLVQLGYEALAEKFADRVDAQGDANVFHVTQDRTVRISWKQEIRAELRQIFNGGAFKPILDEAQAIHKKVLRGRVFVALHMHAGDGNVHTNLPVNSDNYEMLQDAHHAVARIMKLARSLDGVISGEHGIGITKLEFLTDDEISEFRAYKQRVDPQGRFNAGKLLEGADLRNAYTPSFGLMGYESLIMQQSDIGAIADSVKDCLRCGKCKPVCATHVPRANLLYSPRNKILATSLLVEAFLYEEQTRRGVSIKHWDEFNDVADHCTVCHKCVTPCPVKIDFGDVTMNMRNLLRKMGKKKFNAGNAAGMFFLNATNPQTINLARTAMMGVGYKAQRLGNDVLKKFVKKQTAHPPATTGKPAVVEQVIHFVNKKMPGNLPKKTARALLDIEDNKIVPIIRNPKTTNVDSEAVFYFPGCGSERLFSQVGLATQAMLWEAGVQTVLPPGYLCCGYPQRGSGQYDKAEKIVTDNRVLFHRVANTLNYLDIKTVVVSCGTCYDQLAGYEFDKIFPGCRIIDIHEFLLEKGIKLDGVTGTRYMYHDPCHTPIKTMDPVKLVNELMGSEKDGYKIEKNDRCCGESGTLAVTRPDISTQVRFRKEEEIRKGAAKLRGIPIVATGISGANGVQPATQQEAGGQGTTQDVKILTSCPSCLQGLSRYNEDANIEADYIVVEIARHMLGENWMADYVQNANNGGIERVLV from the coding sequence ATGAACGCACCTCAAGTTTTCGATCCTAACGGCGCCGCCGCAGCCGTGGCCGCCGACATCGAACCGCGCCTGCGCGAGATTCCCTATAACTACACGTCCTTTTCGGATCGCGAGATCGTCATTCGCCTGCTTGGTGAAGAGGCATGGAACGCGCTCGCCGAGCTGCGCGCGGAACGCCGCACCGGCCGCTCGGCGCGCATGCTCTACGAGGTGCTCGGCGATATCTGGGTCGTGCGCCGCAACCCGTATCTGCAGGATGACCTGCTCGACAACCCGAAGCGCCGCGCGCTCTTGATCGAGGCGTTGAACCACCGCCTCGCCGAAATCGAAAAGCGCCGCCGCGCCGACCTGCGGGAGCATGCGGACAAGGAAGGCGTGGACCGCGCCGCGCGCGTGGAAAAACTGGTCAGCGCCACGCGCCGCGCGATCGATGCCTTCGCGGGCGAGTTCGAGAAGATGGCCGACCTGCGCCGCCGCGCCGTCAAGGTGCTGGGCAAGCGCACGCAGAAGGACAACATCCGCTTCGACGGCATCGCGCGTGTCTCGCACGTGACCGACGCGACCGACTGGCGCGTGGAATATCCGTTCGTCGTCTTGACGCCCGATACCGAAGCCGAAATCGCCGGCCTCATCAAGGCCTGCTTCGAACTCGGCCTCACCGTGATTCCGCGTGGAGGCGGCACGGGCTACACGGGCGGCGCGGTGCCGCTCACGCCGTTCTCGGCCGTCATCAACACCGAAAAGCTCGAGCAGCTCGGGCCGGTCGAGATGACCGACCTGCCGGGCGTGAACCGCAAGGTCGCGACCATTTTCTCGGGCGCGGGCGTGGTCACGCGCCGCGTGACCGAGGCGGCCGACGCCGCTGGCTTCGTGTTCGCCGTCGACCCGACCTCGCTCGATGCGTCGTGCATCGGCGGCAACGTCGCGATGAACGCGGGCGGCAAGAAGGCCGTGCTGTGGGGCACGGCGCTCGACAATCTCGCCTGGTGGCGCATGGTCGACCCGCAGGGCAACTGGCTCGAAGTCACGCGTCTTGACCACAACATGGGCAAGATCCACGACATTCCCGTGGCGCGCTTCGAGCTTAAGTGGTTCGACGGCGAATACGCGCCGGGCGAAAAGCTGCTGCGCACCGAGTCGCTCGATATCGAAGGCAAACGCTTTCGCAAGGAAGGCCTCGGCAAGGACGTCACCGATAAGTTCCTGGCCGGCCTGCCGGGCGTGCAGAAGGAAGGCTGCGACGGGCTCATCACGTCCGCGCGCTGGGTGCTGCACAAGATGCCTGCGCATACGCGCACGGTGTGTCTGGAGTTCTTCGGCCAGGCGCGCGAGGCGATTCCGAGCATCGTCGAGATCAAGGACTACCTGTTCGAAACCTCGAAGCAGGGCGGTGCGATTCTCGCCGGCCTCGAGCACCTCGACGAGCGCTATCTGCGCGCCGTGGGCTACGCGACCAAGAGCAAGCGCAACGCGTTTCCGAAGATGGTGCTGATCGGCGATATCGTCGGCGACGACGCCGATGCCGTGGCCGCCGCGACCTCGGAAGTCGTCCGCATGGCCAACGGCAAGAGCGGCGAAGGCTTCGTCGCGGTGTCCGCCGAGGCGCGCAAGCGCTTCTGGCTCGACCGCAGCCGCACGGCCGCGATCGCCAAGCACACCAACGCGTTCAAGATCAACGAAGACGTCGTGATCCCGCTCAACCGCATGGGCGAGTACACGGACGGCATCGAGCGCATCAACATCGAACTGTCGATCAAGAACAAGCTGCAACTGGTCGACGCGCTCGAAGCGTTCTTCAAGGCGGGCAAGCTGCCGCTCGGCAAGACCGACGACGCGAACGACATCCCCAGCGCGGAGCTGCTCGAAGACCGCGTGCAACAGGCGCTCGACTTGCTCAAGCGCGTGCGCGAGCGCTGGACCTTCGTGGGCGAGAAGCTCGACCTGTCGTTGCGTGAGGCGCAGCACTACCTCGTGCAGCTCGGCTATGAGGCGCTCGCGGAGAAGTTTGCCGATCGCGTCGACGCGCAAGGCGACGCCAACGTCTTCCACGTGACCCAGGACCGCACGGTGCGCATCTCGTGGAAGCAGGAGATCCGCGCGGAACTGCGCCAGATCTTCAACGGCGGCGCGTTCAAGCCGATCCTCGACGAAGCTCAGGCGATCCACAAGAAGGTGCTGCGCGGCCGCGTGTTCGTCGCTCTGCACATGCACGCCGGCGACGGCAACGTGCATACGAACCTGCCGGTCAACTCGGACAACTACGAGATGCTGCAGGACGCGCACCACGCGGTTGCGCGCATCATGAAGCTCGCGCGTTCGCTCGACGGCGTGATCTCGGGCGAGCACGGCATCGGCATCACGAAGCTCGAATTCCTCACGGATGACGAGATTTCCGAGTTCCGCGCCTACAAGCAGCGCGTCGATCCGCAAGGCCGCTTCAACGCGGGCAAGCTGCTCGAAGGCGCCGACCTGCGCAACGCCTACACACCGTCGTTCGGCCTGATGGGTTACGAGTCGCTCATCATGCAGCAGTCCGACATTGGTGCGATTGCCGATTCGGTGAAGGACTGTCTGCGCTGCGGCAAGTGCAAGCCGGTGTGCGCGACCCACGTGCCGCGCGCGAACCTGCTCTACAGCCCGCGTAACAAGATTCTCGCGACCTCCTTGCTGGTCGAGGCGTTCCTTTACGAAGAGCAGACGCGCCGCGGCGTGTCGATCAAGCACTGGGACGAGTTCAACGACGTGGCCGACCACTGCACGGTCTGCCACAAGTGCGTGACGCCGTGCCCGGTCAAGATCGACTTCGGCGACGTGACGATGAACATGCGCAACCTGCTGCGCAAGATGGGCAAGAAGAAGTTCAACGCGGGCAACGCTGCGGGCATGTTCTTCCTCAACGCCACCAATCCGCAGACCATCAATCTCGCGCGCACCGCGATGATGGGCGTGGGCTACAAGGCGCAGCGCCTCGGCAACGACGTGCTGAAGAAGTTCGTGAAGAAGCAGACGGCGCATCCACCCGCAACCACGGGCAAGCCGGCCGTGGTCGAGCAGGTGATCCACTTCGTCAACAAGAAGATGCCGGGCAACCTGCCGAAGAAGACGGCGCGCGCGCTGCTCGACATCGAAGACAACAAGATCGTGCCGATCATCCGCAACCCGAAGACGACGAACGTCGATTCGGAAGCGGTGTTCTACTTCCCGGGCTGCGGCTCGGAGCGTCTGTTCTCGCAAGTGGGTCTCGCGACGCAGGCCATGCTCTGGGAAGCGGGCGTGCAGACGGTGCTGCCGCCGGGCTACCTGTGCTGCGGCTATCCGCAGCGCGGCTCGGGCCAGTACGACAAGGCAGAGAAGATCGTCACCGACAACCGCGTGCTGTTCCACCGGGTGGCAAACACGCTCAACTACCTCGATATCAAGACCGTCGTGGTGTCGTGCGGCACGTGCTACGACCAGCTGGCCGGTTATGAATTCGACAAGATTTTCCCGGGATGCCGCATCATCGACATCCACGAGTTCCTGCTGGAGAAGGGCATCAAGCTCGATGGCGTGACGGGCACGCGCTACATGTACCACGACCCGTGCCACACGCCGATCAAGACGATGGATCCGGTCAAGCTCGTCAATGAACTGATGGGTTCTGAAAAGGACGGCTACAAGATCGAGAAGAACGATCGCTGCTGCGGCGAATCGGGGACGTTGGCCGTCACGCGCCCGGACATCTCGACGCAGGTGCGTTTCCGCAAGGAAGAGGAAATCCGCAAGGGCGCGGCAAAGCTGCGCGGTATTCCGATCGTCGCGACCGGCATAAGTGGCGCGAACGGGGTGCAGCCGGCTACGCAGCAGGAAGCGGGCGGGCAGGGCACGACGCAGGACGTCAAGATTCTGACGAGCTGCCCGTCGTGCCTCCAGGGTCTGTCGCGGTACAACGAAGACGCCAACATCGAAGCCGACTACATCGTGGTGGAAATCGCCCGACACATGCTTGGCGAAAACTGGATGGCGGACTACGTTCAGAACGCGAACAATGGCGGAATCGAGCGCGTGCTGGTCTAA
- the ilvA gene encoding threonine ammonia-lyase, biosynthetic has protein sequence MASHDDYLKKILTARVYDVARETELERAPNLSARLRNAVFLKREDNQPVFSFKLRGAYNKMAHLTPAQLERGVITASAGNHAQGVALSAAKLGVKAVICVPVTTPQVKVDAVRAHGGATVEVVQAGESYSDAYAHAVRLQEERGLTFVHPFDDPHVIAGQGTVAMEVLSQHQAPIHAIFVPIGGGGLAAGVAAYVKAVRPEIKVIGVQTDDSCAMAQSIKAGKRVELTEVGLFSDGTAVKLVGEETFRLCQAYLDEVLTVDTDALCAAIKDVFQDTRSVLEPAGALAVAGAKQYAEREGIEGQTLVAITSGANMNFDRMRFVAERAEVGEAREAVFAVTIPEERGSFKRFCELVGTRSVTEFNYRIDDAERAHIFVGVQIRNRGESKQIAKTFVDHGFPSVDLTGDELSKQHIRYMVGGRSPLAHDERLFRFEFPERPGALMRFLSSMAPNWNISLFHYRNQGADYSSILVGIQVPEAEDAEFRRFLATLGYPHWEETPNPAYRLFLA, from the coding sequence ATGGCCTCCCACGACGATTACCTGAAGAAAATCCTCACCGCCCGCGTCTACGACGTCGCCCGCGAGACCGAACTTGAGCGCGCCCCGAACCTCTCGGCGCGCCTGCGCAACGCGGTGTTCCTCAAGCGCGAGGACAACCAGCCGGTGTTCTCCTTCAAGCTGCGCGGCGCCTACAACAAGATGGCGCACCTCACGCCCGCGCAGCTGGAGCGCGGCGTGATCACCGCCTCGGCAGGCAATCACGCGCAGGGTGTGGCGCTTTCGGCGGCGAAACTGGGCGTGAAGGCCGTGATCTGCGTGCCCGTCACGACGCCGCAAGTCAAGGTCGATGCGGTGCGCGCGCACGGCGGCGCGACCGTCGAGGTCGTGCAGGCCGGCGAGTCGTACAGCGACGCCTACGCCCACGCCGTGCGCCTGCAGGAAGAGCGCGGCCTGACCTTCGTGCATCCCTTCGATGATCCCCATGTGATCGCGGGCCAGGGCACCGTGGCGATGGAGGTGCTGAGCCAGCATCAGGCCCCGATTCACGCGATCTTCGTGCCGATCGGCGGCGGCGGGTTGGCTGCGGGCGTGGCGGCCTACGTGAAGGCCGTGCGCCCCGAGATCAAGGTGATCGGCGTGCAGACCGACGATTCCTGCGCGATGGCCCAGTCGATCAAGGCGGGCAAGCGCGTGGAACTCACTGAAGTCGGCCTGTTCTCCGACGGCACCGCCGTGAAGCTCGTGGGCGAGGAGACTTTCCGGCTGTGCCAGGCATATCTCGACGAAGTGCTCACCGTTGATACCGACGCCCTGTGCGCCGCGATCAAGGACGTCTTCCAGGACACGCGCAGCGTGCTCGAACCCGCGGGCGCGCTGGCCGTGGCGGGCGCGAAGCAGTACGCGGAACGCGAGGGCATCGAAGGCCAGACGCTGGTGGCGATCACCTCGGGCGCGAACATGAACTTCGACCGCATGCGCTTCGTGGCCGAGCGCGCCGAGGTGGGCGAGGCGCGCGAAGCGGTGTTCGCGGTGACGATCCCCGAGGAACGCGGCAGCTTCAAGCGCTTTTGCGAGCTGGTCGGCACGCGCAGCGTGACCGAGTTCAACTACCGCATCGACGACGCCGAGCGCGCGCACATCTTCGTGGGCGTGCAGATCCGTAACCGCGGCGAGTCGAAGCAGATCGCGAAGACCTTCGTCGATCATGGTTTCCCGAGCGTCGATCTCACCGGCGACGAACTGTCGAAGCAGCACATCCGTTACATGGTGGGCGGGCGCTCGCCGCTCGCGCACGACGAGCGTCTGTTCCGCTTCGAGTTCCCGGAGCGGCCGGGCGCGCTCATGCGCTTTTTGTCGTCGATGGCGCCGAACTGGAACATCAGCCTCTTTCACTACCGCAACCAGGGCGCCGACTACAGCTCGATTCTGGTGGGCATCCAGGTGCCCGAAGCCGAGGACGCCGAGTTCCGCCGCTTTCTCGCGACGCTCGGCTATCCGCATTGGGAAGAGACGCCCAATCCGGCGTATCGGCTCTTCCTCGCGTAA
- a CDS encoding 5'-nucleotidase: protein MSVSLSDKLVVAISSRALFDFEEENHVFEAGDLQAYEALQRERLTVPARPGVAFALIRKLLALNNGAHHVEVVILSRSDPISGLRAFSSCREHGLDIQRGVFTRGREPWHYLKPLNASLFLSANPADVKSALDAGFPAARVFPESATMAERNAHEIRIAFDGDAVLFSDEAEQIFQSKGLSAFVSHERDNRELPLAQGPLQPLLAALNRLQKLADANAQMRIRTALVTARSAPAHERAIRTLMAWNIEIDEAMFLGGLDKGPFLREFEPDFFFDDQIRTCESARSVTATGHVASGVTNLATEANAS from the coding sequence GTGTCCGTTTCGCTTTCCGACAAACTCGTCGTCGCCATTTCGTCACGTGCCCTCTTCGATTTCGAGGAGGAAAACCACGTGTTCGAGGCGGGCGACCTGCAAGCCTACGAGGCGCTCCAGCGCGAGCGCCTGACCGTGCCCGCGCGGCCTGGCGTGGCGTTCGCGCTCATCCGCAAGCTGCTGGCACTCAACAACGGCGCGCATCACGTGGAAGTCGTGATCCTCTCGCGCAGCGATCCCATCAGTGGCCTGCGCGCGTTCAGTTCGTGCCGCGAGCACGGGCTCGACATCCAGCGCGGCGTCTTCACGCGCGGGCGCGAGCCCTGGCATTACCTCAAGCCGCTCAACGCGTCGCTGTTCCTTTCCGCGAACCCGGCGGACGTGAAGAGCGCGCTCGACGCAGGCTTCCCCGCCGCACGCGTCTTCCCCGAATCGGCGACAATGGCGGAACGCAACGCGCACGAGATTCGCATTGCGTTCGACGGCGATGCGGTGCTGTTTTCCGATGAAGCCGAGCAGATCTTCCAGAGCAAGGGCCTTTCCGCCTTTGTGAGCCACGAGCGCGACAACCGTGAACTGCCGCTCGCGCAAGGCCCGCTGCAGCCGCTGCTCGCAGCGCTCAACCGTCTGCAGAAGCTCGCCGACGCGAACGCGCAAATGCGCATCCGCACCGCCCTCGTCACCGCGCGCTCCGCGCCGGCGCACGAGCGCGCGATCCGTACGCTGATGGCGTGGAACATCGAGATCGACGAAGCGATGTTCCTTGGCGGACTCGACAAAGGCCCGTTCCTGCGCGAGTTCGAACCCGATTTTTTCTTCGACGACCAGATCCGCACTTGCGAATCCGCGCGCTCGGTCACGGCCACCGGGCACGTGGCAAGCGGCGTGACCAATCTCGCAACCGAAGCCAACGCATCATGA
- the queF gene encoding NADPH-dependent 7-cyano-7-deazaguanine reductase QueF (Catalyzes the NADPH-dependent reduction of 7-cyano-7-deazaguanine (preQ0) to 7-aminomethyl-7-deazaguanine (preQ1) in queuosine biosynthesis): MTPDQSPLGKASTYTEQYDASLLFPIPRAGAREQIGIGAQLPFFGSDIWNAYELSWLNARGKPQIAIATFFIPADSPNIIESKSFKLYLGSFAQTPFESADVVRDTIKRDVTAACGASVSVRLDQPGAFGKIPFEEFDGLSLDRLDLDTDIYHPEPTLLKAAFDEAPVEETLISNLLKSNCPVTGQPDWGSVQIHYVGPQIDQAGLLRYIISYRNHTGFHEQCAERIFMDILRECKPDRLAVYARYTRRGGLDINPFRTNFNMPMPDNARLARQ; encoded by the coding sequence ATGACTCCCGACCAATCTCCGCTCGGCAAGGCCTCTACCTACACCGAGCAATACGACGCCTCGCTCCTGTTCCCGATCCCTCGTGCCGGCGCGCGCGAGCAGATCGGCATTGGCGCGCAACTGCCCTTCTTCGGCAGCGATATCTGGAACGCCTACGAGCTTTCGTGGCTCAACGCGCGCGGCAAGCCGCAGATCGCGATCGCCACGTTCTTCATTCCCGCCGATTCGCCGAACATCATCGAATCGAAGTCGTTCAAGCTCTATCTGGGCTCGTTCGCGCAAACACCATTCGAATCCGCCGACGTGGTGCGCGACACGATCAAACGCGACGTGACCGCGGCCTGCGGCGCATCGGTTTCGGTGAGGCTCGATCAGCCGGGCGCGTTCGGCAAGATCCCGTTCGAGGAGTTCGACGGCCTCTCGCTCGATCGCCTCGACCTCGACACGGACATCTATCACCCGGAACCGACGCTTCTGAAAGCGGCTTTCGACGAAGCGCCGGTGGAAGAAACGCTGATCTCGAATCTGCTCAAGTCGAATTGCCCGGTGACGGGCCAGCCCGACTGGGGCAGCGTGCAGATCCACTACGTCGGGCCGCAGATCGATCAGGCGGGCCTGCTGCGCTACATCATCTCGTACCGCAATCACACGGGGTTTCACGAGCAATGCGCCGAGCGCATCTTCATGGACATCCTGCGCGAGTGCAAACCGGACCGGCTCGCCGTCTACGCGCGCTACACGCGGCGCGGCGGCCTCGACATTAATCCGTTTCGCACCAACTTCAACATGCCGATGCCGGATAACGCGCGGCTCGCGCGCCAGTAA